Proteins from a genomic interval of Streptomyces fodineus:
- the lon gene encoding endopeptidase La, producing MAAESPAFTLTLPVLPLDDEVVLPGMVVPLDLSDAEVRAAVEAAQAAARSEPGKPRVLLVPRIDGTYAKTGVLGTVEQVGRLADGDPGALIRGRSRVRIGAGTTGPGAALWVEGARVEESVPEPLPGHVADLVKEYKALATNWLKKRGAWQVVDRVQAIDDVSALADNSGYSPFLTVEQKVDLLETADPVARLKLATQALRDHLAEQEVAETIAKDVQEGVDKQQREFLLRRQLEAVRKELRELNGENSKDSAEESDDYRARVEAADLPEKVREAALKEVDKLERSSDQSPEGSWIRTWLDTVLELPWNERTEDAYDIQGAKAILDAEHSGLEDVKERITEYLAVRKRRTERGLGVIGGRRGGAVLALVGPPGVGKTSLGESVAHAMGRKFVRVALGGVRDEAEIRGHRRTYVGALPGRIVRAVKEAGSMNPVVLLDEIDKVGSDFRGDPAAALLEVLDPAQNHTFRDHYLEVELDLSDVVFLATANVLEAIPEALADRMEIVRLDGYTEDEKVVIARDHLLPRQLERAGLAKDEVTLDESALRKLAGEYTREAGVRTLERSIARLLRKVAAQHELGERELPFTIREEDLRGLIGRPHHVPESAQDPAERRTSVPGVATGLAVTGAGGDVLFVEASLADPETGAAGLALTGQLGDVMKESAQIALSFLRSHGAELELPVGDLKDRGVHIHFPAGAVPKDGPSAGITMTTALASLLSGRLVRTDVAMTGEVSLTGRVLPIGGVKQKLLAAQRAGVTTVIIPKRNEADLDDVPAEVLDKLDVHTVTDVRQVLELALAPATNGAAPEVPVAA from the coding sequence ATGGCTGCTGAGTCACCGGCGTTCACGCTGACCCTGCCCGTGCTGCCGCTCGACGACGAGGTCGTGCTGCCCGGCATGGTGGTCCCGCTGGACCTGAGCGACGCCGAGGTACGGGCCGCGGTGGAGGCCGCGCAGGCCGCCGCCCGGTCGGAACCGGGCAAGCCCAGGGTGCTGCTGGTGCCACGGATCGACGGCACGTACGCCAAGACCGGTGTGCTGGGCACGGTCGAGCAGGTCGGCCGGCTGGCCGACGGTGATCCGGGGGCTCTGATCCGCGGCCGGAGCCGCGTGCGGATCGGCGCGGGCACCACGGGTCCCGGCGCGGCCCTGTGGGTCGAGGGCGCACGGGTCGAGGAGAGCGTGCCCGAACCGCTGCCCGGCCACGTCGCGGACCTCGTCAAGGAGTACAAGGCCCTCGCCACCAACTGGCTGAAGAAGCGCGGCGCCTGGCAGGTCGTGGACCGCGTCCAGGCCATCGACGACGTCTCCGCGCTCGCCGACAACTCCGGCTACTCGCCGTTCCTCACCGTCGAACAGAAGGTCGACCTGCTGGAGACCGCCGACCCGGTGGCCCGGCTCAAGCTCGCCACGCAAGCGCTCCGCGACCACCTCGCCGAGCAGGAGGTGGCCGAGACCATCGCCAAGGACGTCCAGGAGGGCGTCGACAAGCAGCAGCGCGAGTTCCTGCTGCGCCGTCAGCTGGAGGCCGTCCGCAAGGAGCTGCGCGAGCTGAACGGCGAGAACTCCAAGGATTCGGCCGAGGAGTCCGACGACTACCGCGCCCGCGTGGAGGCCGCCGACCTGCCCGAGAAGGTCCGCGAGGCCGCGCTCAAGGAGGTCGACAAGCTGGAGCGGTCCAGCGACCAGTCCCCGGAGGGCTCCTGGATCCGCACCTGGCTGGACACCGTCCTCGAGCTGCCCTGGAACGAACGGACCGAGGACGCGTACGACATCCAGGGCGCCAAGGCGATCCTGGACGCCGAGCACTCCGGCCTGGAGGACGTGAAGGAGCGCATCACCGAGTACCTGGCGGTGCGCAAGCGGCGCACCGAGCGCGGCCTGGGCGTCATCGGCGGCCGGCGCGGCGGTGCCGTACTGGCCCTGGTCGGCCCGCCCGGCGTCGGCAAGACGTCGCTCGGCGAGTCGGTCGCCCACGCCATGGGGCGGAAGTTCGTCCGCGTCGCCCTCGGCGGCGTCCGGGACGAGGCCGAGATCCGCGGCCACCGCCGTACGTACGTCGGCGCGCTGCCCGGCCGGATCGTGCGGGCCGTCAAGGAGGCCGGGTCGATGAACCCGGTGGTCCTGCTGGACGAGATCGACAAGGTGGGCTCCGACTTCCGCGGCGACCCGGCCGCGGCCCTGCTCGAAGTCCTGGACCCGGCGCAGAACCACACCTTCCGGGACCACTACCTGGAGGTCGAGCTCGACCTGTCGGACGTGGTCTTCCTGGCCACGGCCAACGTCCTGGAGGCCATCCCGGAGGCGCTCGCCGACCGGATGGAGATCGTCCGCCTGGACGGCTACACCGAGGACGAGAAGGTCGTCATCGCCCGCGACCACCTGCTGCCGCGCCAGCTGGAGCGGGCCGGCCTGGCGAAGGACGAGGTCACCCTGGACGAGAGCGCGCTGCGCAAGCTGGCCGGCGAGTACACGCGCGAGGCGGGCGTGCGCACCCTGGAGCGGTCCATCGCCCGGCTGCTGCGCAAGGTCGCGGCCCAGCACGAACTCGGCGAGCGGGAGCTGCCGTTCACCATCCGCGAGGAGGACCTGCGCGGTCTGATCGGGCGCCCGCACCACGTGCCCGAGTCCGCCCAGGACCCGGCCGAGCGCCGTACGTCCGTCCCGGGCGTGGCGACCGGCCTCGCGGTCACCGGCGCGGGCGGCGACGTGCTCTTCGTCGAGGCCTCCCTGGCCGACCCGGAGACGGGCGCGGCGGGCCTGGCCCTGACCGGTCAGCTCGGTGACGTGATGAAGGAGTCGGCGCAGATCGCGCTCAGCTTCCTGCGCAGCCACGGCGCCGAACTGGAGCTTCCGGTCGGTGACTTGAAGGACCGGGGCGTGCACATCCACTTCCCGGCGGGGGCGGTCCCGAAGGACGGCCCCAGCGCCGGCATCACGATGACGACGGCCCTGGCATCCCTGCTCTCCGGCCGGCTGGTCCGCACGGACGTGGCGATGACCGGCGAGGTCTCGCTGACCGGCCGCGTCCTGCCCATCGGCGGCGTGAAGCAGAAGCTGCTCGCCGCCCAGCGTGCCGGGGTGACGACCGTGATCATCCCCAAGCGCAACGAAGCCGACCTGGACGACGTCCCGGCCGAGGTGCTGGACAAGCTCGACGTCCACACCGTGACCGACGTCCGCCAGGTCCTGGAACTGGCACTCGCGCCCGCGACGAACGGCGCGGCGCCGGAGGTTCCGGTCGCGGCGTGA
- a CDS encoding spermidine synthase produces MTAVHDSPVVLDRRDGPYGEVVLRRHGAVLQIIANGCFLMDTSDGRSERLLVDAAYEALDGRPEPKVLIGGLGVGFSLAHAAADPRWGRITVVEREPAVVDWHRDGPLAEISAAALGDRRAEIVEDDLVAFVNETSDTFDALCLDIDNGPGWTVTDDNHSLYSPAGLAACSRVLSPGGVLAVWSAEPSPEFEGTLRNAGFRQVRTEEVPVARGVPDAVHLGVRPG; encoded by the coding sequence ATGACTGCCGTGCACGACTCCCCCGTGGTCCTCGACCGGCGCGACGGCCCGTACGGCGAGGTGGTGCTGCGCCGGCACGGCGCGGTGCTGCAGATCATCGCCAACGGCTGTTTCCTGATGGACACCTCCGACGGGCGCTCGGAGCGGCTGCTGGTGGACGCCGCGTACGAGGCGCTGGACGGACGGCCGGAGCCAAAGGTGCTGATCGGCGGGCTGGGCGTGGGATTCTCACTCGCACATGCCGCGGCGGACCCGCGGTGGGGCCGGATCACCGTGGTCGAGCGGGAGCCCGCCGTCGTCGACTGGCACCGGGACGGGCCGCTGGCGGAGATCTCCGCGGCCGCGCTCGGCGACCGGCGCGCCGAGATCGTGGAGGACGACCTCGTGGCGTTCGTCAATGAGACATCCGACACGTTCGACGCACTTTGTCTGGACATCGACAACGGCCCCGGCTGGACCGTCACGGACGACAATCACAGTCTGTACTCACCGGCCGGACTCGCCGCCTGCTCAAGGGTGTTGAGTCCCGGCGGGGTGCTCGCCGTGTGGTCGGCCGAGCCGTCTCCGGAATTTGAAGGAACCTTGCGGAATGCCGGGTTCCGGCAGGTGCGTACCGAAGAAGTGCCCGTTGCCCGGGGCGTTCCGGACGCGGTACACCTCGGCGTCCGACCTGGATAG
- a CDS encoding multifunctional oxoglutarate decarboxylase/oxoglutarate dehydrogenase thiamine pyrophosphate-binding subunit/dihydrolipoyllysine-residue succinyltransferase subunit: MSPQSPSNPSVSTDDQAGKNPAAAFGPNEWLVDEIYQQYLQDPNSVDRAWWDFFADYKPGAPVTPAAAGTAAAGAAETTTTAPQAQPAAPAPQAAAPAPAAAPKPAAAPAPAAKAAAPAPVKPAQPAQAPAQPKPKAAAPAAQAPEGPELITLRGPAAAVAKNMNASLELPTATSVRAVPVKLLFDNRIVINNHLKRARGGKISFTHLIGYAMVQAIKAMPSMNWAFGEKDGKPTLIKPAHVNLGLAIDLVKPNGDRQLVVAAIKKAETLNFFEFWQAYEDIVRRARDGKLTMDDFTGVTVSLTNPGGLGTVHSVPRLMPGQSVIMGVGSMDYPAEFQGTSQDTLNKLGISKVMTLTSTYDHRVIQGAASGEFLRQVANLLLGENGFYDDIFEALRIPYEPVRWLKDIDASHDDDVTKAARVFELIHSYRVRGHVMADTDPLEYRQRKHPDLDIVEHGLTLWDLEREFAVGGFAGKSMMKLRDILGVLRDSYCRTTGIEFMHIQDPKQRKWIQDRVERGHSKPEREEQLRILRRLNAAEAFETFLQTKYVGQKRFSLEGGESVIPLLDAVIDSAAESRLDEVVIGMAHRGRLNVLANIVGKSYAQIFREFEGNLDPKSMHGSGDVKYHLGAEGTFTGLDGEQIKVSLVANPSHLEAVDPVLEGVARAKQDIINKGGTDFTVLPVAIHGDAAFAGQGVVAETLNMSQLRGYRTGGTVHVVINNQVGFTAAPESSRSSMYATDVARMIEAPIFHVNGDDPEAVVRVARLAFEFRQAFNKDVVIDLICYRRRGHNESDNPAFTQPLMYDLIDKKRSVRKLYTESLIGRGDITLEEAEQALQDYQGQLEKVFTEVREATSQPAPGDTHAPQDGFPVAVPTAISAEVVKRIAESQVNVPDSITVHPRLQPQLQRRASMVEDGTIDWGMGETLAIGSLLLEGTPVRLAGQDSQRGTFGQRHAVLIDRETGEEYTPLQYLSDDQARLNVYNSLLSEYAAMGFEYGYSLARPESLVMWEAQFGDFTNGAQTVVDEFISSAEQKWGQTSGVVLLLPHGYEGQGPDHSSARPERFLQLCAQNNMTVAMPTLPSNYFHLLRWQVHNPHHKPLIVFTPKSMLRLKAAASKAEEFTSGEFRPVIGDSSVDPAAVRKVVFCAGKVYYDLEAERQKRGATDTAIIRIERLYPLPGAELQAEIKKYPNAEKYLWAQEEPANQGAWPFIALNLIDHLDLAVGADIPAGERLRRISRPHGSSPAVGSAKRHQAEQEQLVREVFEA, encoded by the coding sequence GTGTCGCCACAGTCCCCCAGTAACCCGAGCGTCTCCACCGACGACCAAGCCGGGAAGAACCCCGCTGCCGCGTTCGGTCCGAACGAGTGGCTCGTCGACGAGATCTATCAGCAGTACCTCCAGGACCCGAATTCGGTAGACCGCGCCTGGTGGGACTTCTTCGCCGATTACAAGCCGGGTGCTCCTGTCACCCCGGCTGCGGCGGGTACTGCGGCCGCGGGGGCCGCAGAGACCACCACCACGGCCCCGCAGGCCCAGCCCGCGGCTCCGGCCCCCCAGGCCGCCGCCCCGGCCCCCGCGGCCGCTCCGAAGCCCGCAGCGGCTCCGGCTCCCGCGGCGAAGGCGGCCGCCCCGGCCCCGGTCAAGCCGGCGCAGCCCGCACAGGCGCCCGCTCAGCCGAAGCCGAAGGCCGCCGCCCCTGCCGCGCAGGCCCCCGAGGGCCCGGAGCTGATCACGCTGCGCGGCCCGGCCGCCGCGGTCGCGAAGAACATGAACGCCTCGCTGGAGCTGCCGACCGCCACCTCGGTCCGCGCGGTCCCGGTGAAGCTGCTGTTCGACAACCGCATCGTCATCAACAACCACCTCAAGCGCGCCCGCGGCGGGAAGATCTCCTTCACGCACCTCATCGGGTACGCGATGGTGCAGGCCATCAAGGCCATGCCGTCGATGAACTGGGCGTTCGGCGAGAAGGACGGAAAGCCGACCCTCATCAAGCCGGCGCACGTCAACCTGGGCCTCGCCATCGACCTGGTGAAGCCCAACGGCGACCGCCAGCTGGTCGTCGCGGCCATCAAGAAGGCCGAGACGCTGAACTTCTTCGAGTTCTGGCAGGCCTACGAGGACATCGTCCGCCGCGCCCGTGACGGCAAGCTGACGATGGACGACTTCACCGGTGTCACGGTCTCCCTGACCAACCCCGGCGGCCTCGGCACCGTCCACTCCGTGCCGCGTCTGATGCCCGGCCAGTCCGTGATCATGGGCGTCGGCTCCATGGACTACCCGGCGGAGTTCCAGGGCACCAGCCAGGACACCCTGAACAAACTCGGCATCTCGAAGGTCATGACGCTCACGTCGACCTACGACCACCGGGTGATCCAGGGCGCCGCCTCCGGCGAGTTCCTGCGCCAGGTCGCGAACCTGCTCCTCGGCGAGAACGGCTTCTACGACGACATCTTCGAGGCCCTGCGGATTCCGTACGAGCCGGTCCGCTGGCTCAAGGACATCGACGCCAGCCACGACGACGACGTCACCAAGGCCGCCCGTGTCTTCGAGCTGATCCACTCCTACCGGGTCCGCGGCCACGTCATGGCCGACACCGACCCGCTGGAGTACCGCCAGCGCAAGCACCCCGACCTGGACATCGTCGAGCACGGCCTCACCCTGTGGGACCTGGAGCGCGAGTTCGCCGTCGGCGGCTTCGCCGGCAAGTCGATGATGAAGCTGCGCGACATCCTCGGCGTGCTGCGCGACTCGTACTGCCGCACCACCGGCATCGAGTTCATGCACATCCAGGACCCCAAGCAGCGCAAGTGGATCCAGGACCGGGTCGAGCGCGGCCACTCCAAGCCGGAGCGCGAGGAGCAGCTGCGCATCCTGCGCCGGCTGAACGCGGCGGAGGCCTTCGAAACCTTCCTGCAGACGAAGTACGTCGGCCAGAAGCGCTTCTCCCTGGAGGGCGGCGAGTCCGTCATCCCGCTGCTGGACGCGGTCATCGACTCCGCGGCCGAGTCCCGCCTGGACGAGGTCGTCATCGGCATGGCCCACCGCGGCCGCCTGAACGTCCTCGCCAACATCGTCGGCAAGTCGTACGCGCAGATCTTCCGCGAGTTCGAGGGCAACCTCGACCCGAAGTCGATGCACGGCTCCGGCGACGTGAAGTACCACCTGGGCGCCGAGGGCACCTTCACCGGCCTCGACGGCGAGCAGATCAAGGTCTCGCTGGTCGCCAACCCCTCCCACCTGGAGGCGGTCGACCCGGTCCTGGAGGGCGTCGCCCGCGCCAAGCAGGACATCATCAACAAGGGCGGCACGGACTTCACGGTCCTGCCGGTGGCGATCCACGGCGACGCGGCCTTCGCGGGCCAGGGCGTGGTGGCCGAGACCCTGAACATGTCGCAGCTGCGCGGCTACCGCACCGGCGGCACGGTCCACGTCGTCATCAACAACCAGGTCGGCTTCACCGCGGCCCCCGAGTCCTCGCGTTCCTCCATGTACGCGACGGACGTGGCCCGCATGATCGAGGCCCCGATCTTCCACGTGAACGGCGACGACCCGGAGGCCGTGGTCCGCGTCGCGCGTCTGGCCTTCGAGTTCCGCCAGGCGTTCAACAAGGACGTGGTGATCGACCTCATCTGCTACCGCCGCCGCGGTCACAACGAGTCGGACAACCCGGCCTTCACCCAGCCGCTGATGTACGACCTGATCGACAAGAAGCGCTCGGTGCGCAAGCTCTACACCGAGTCCCTGATCGGTCGCGGCGACATCACCCTGGAAGAGGCCGAGCAGGCCCTGCAGGACTACCAGGGCCAGCTGGAGAAGGTCTTCACCGAGGTCCGCGAGGCCACCTCGCAGCCGGCCCCCGGTGACACCCACGCGCCGCAGGACGGCTTCCCGGTCGCGGTCCCGACCGCGATCTCCGCCGAGGTCGTCAAGCGGATCGCCGAGTCCCAGGTCAACGTCCCGGACTCCATCACCGTCCACCCGCGACTGCAGCCGCAGCTGCAGCGCCGCGCGTCGATGGTCGAGGACGGCACGATCGACTGGGGCATGGGCGAGACCCTCGCCATCGGCTCCCTGCTGCTGGAGGGCACCCCGGTCCGCCTCGCGGGCCAGGACTCCCAGCGCGGCACCTTCGGCCAGCGCCACGCGGTGCTGATCGACCGGGAGACCGGCGAGGAGTACACCCCGCTGCAGTACCTCTCCGACGACCAGGCCCGCCTGAACGTCTACAACTCCCTGCTCTCCGAGTACGCGGCGATGGGCTTCGAGTACGGCTACTCGCTGGCCCGTCCCGAGTCGCTCGTGATGTGGGAGGCGCAGTTCGGCGATTTCACCAACGGCGCGCAGACGGTCGTCGACGAGTTCATCTCCTCGGCCGAGCAGAAGTGGGGCCAGACCAGCGGTGTGGTCCTGCTCCTCCCGCACGGCTACGAGGGCCAGGGCCCGGACCACTCGTCCGCGCGCCCGGAGCGGTTCCTCCAGCTCTGCGCCCAGAACAACATGACGGTCGCGATGCCGACGCTCCCGTCGAACTACTTCCACCTCCTGCGGTGGCAGGTGCACAACCCGCACCACAAGCCGCTGATCGTCTTCACCCCGAAGTCGATGCTGCGTCTGAAGGCCGCGGCCTCGAAGGCGGAGGAGTTCACGAGCGGCGAGTTCCGCCCGGTCATCGGCGACAGCTCGGTCGACCCGGCCGCCGTCCGCAAGGTCGTCTTCTGCGCCGGCAAGGTCTACTACGACCTGGAGGCCGAGCGGCAGAAGCGCGGCGCGACCGACACGGCGATCATCCGCATCGAGCGCCTGTACCCGCTGCCGGGTGCGGAGCTCCAGGCGGAGATCAAGAAGTACCCGAACGCCGAGAAATACCTGTGGGCGCAGGAGGAGCCGGCGAACCAGGGTGCCTGGCCGTTCATCGCGCTCAACCTGATCGACCACCTGGACCTGGCGGTCGGCGCGGACATCCCGGCCGGCGAGCGGCTGCGGCGCATCTCGCGTCCGCACGGCTCGTCCCCGGCGGTGGGTTCGGCCAAGCGCCACCAGGCGGAGCAGGAGCAGCTGGTGCGTGAGGTCTTCGAGGCGTAG
- a CDS encoding rhomboid-like protein: MERIVTGPVTAASPPQGMPLPAAALPDVAGLLDGVPRQRELPAAVPIPVPTPAPAAPRPSVRPWHLLPGPAGTPFTFVYAAILAVTSVVAAVADPDLMQTLYQASSTDVAHLVRSPVLVLLASALWIAGGVLSPYALAFVLVLTALERRIGGARTACVFLAGHVLATLATEIPVGLAVLVGHLPATSLHRLDYGISFGVAASIGSVAGLLRPWLRWPLLTLTAGALLNDLIAFEDPMTDWGHLIALTIGVASWPLVRRWARTP, translated from the coding sequence GTGGAACGGATCGTGACCGGCCCCGTGACGGCCGCGTCCCCGCCCCAGGGCATGCCTCTTCCGGCCGCTGCCTTGCCCGACGTCGCCGGGCTGCTCGACGGCGTCCCACGGCAACGGGAACTGCCCGCCGCGGTCCCGATCCCGGTCCCGACGCCGGCCCCCGCCGCGCCCCGGCCCTCCGTCCGGCCCTGGCACCTGCTGCCCGGCCCGGCCGGCACCCCGTTCACCTTCGTCTACGCGGCGATCCTGGCCGTCACCTCCGTGGTGGCGGCCGTGGCCGACCCCGACCTGATGCAGACCCTCTACCAGGCTTCCAGTACGGACGTCGCCCACCTGGTGCGCTCGCCCGTGCTGGTACTGCTGGCGAGCGCGCTGTGGATCGCGGGCGGTGTCCTGTCGCCGTACGCGCTCGCCTTCGTGCTGGTACTCACCGCGCTGGAGCGGCGCATAGGGGGCGCGCGGACGGCCTGTGTCTTCCTCGCCGGGCACGTCCTGGCGACGCTCGCCACCGAGATCCCCGTGGGCCTGGCCGTCCTGGTCGGCCATCTCCCCGCCACCTCGCTGCACCGGCTCGACTACGGCATCAGTTTCGGCGTCGCCGCCAGCATCGGCTCCGTGGCCGGCCTCCTGCGCCCCTGGCTGCGCTGGCCCCTGCTCACCCTGACGGCCGGCGCCCTGCTGAACGACCTGATCGCCTTCGAGGACCCCATGACGGACTGGGGCCACCTGATCGCCTTGACGATAGGTGTGGCGAGCTGGCCTCTTGTACGCCGGTGGGCTCGGACGCCCTGA
- a CDS encoding HAMP domain-containing sensor histidine kinase has product MSGDGRQAARRSPGTLTEDPWGGVRPFSIKTKLGALVVIAVLITTGLSIVAVHTKTELRFITVFSMIATLLITQFVAHSLTMPLDEMNAVARSISQGDYTRRVSEGRRDELGDLAQTINVMADELEAQDRQRKELVANVSHELRTPIAGLRAVLENIVDGVTEADPETMRTALKQTERLGRLVETLLDLSRLDNGVVPLKMRRFEVWPYLSGVLKEANMVASARAGIASGSGSHTRTDVHLHLDVSPPELTAHADPERIHQVVANLIDNAVKHSPPHGRVTVKARRGPQPESLQLEVLDEGPGIPRSEWHRVFERFNRGAVTRPHGPGSDGGTGLGLAIARWAVDLHGGRIGVAESERGCRIIVTLPGLTSAPS; this is encoded by the coding sequence ATGAGCGGTGACGGGCGCCAGGCCGCACGGAGGAGCCCCGGGACCCTCACCGAGGACCCCTGGGGCGGCGTACGCCCGTTCTCGATCAAGACAAAGCTGGGCGCGCTGGTCGTCATCGCGGTGCTGATCACCACCGGACTGTCGATCGTCGCGGTGCACACCAAGACCGAGCTGCGTTTCATCACGGTCTTCTCGATGATCGCCACCCTGCTCATCACGCAGTTCGTGGCGCATTCGCTGACCATGCCGCTGGACGAGATGAACGCGGTGGCACGGTCGATCTCCCAGGGCGACTACACCCGCCGGGTGAGCGAGGGCCGCCGGGACGAGCTGGGCGACCTGGCCCAGACGATCAACGTCATGGCGGACGAGCTGGAGGCCCAGGACCGCCAGCGCAAAGAGCTGGTCGCGAACGTCTCCCATGAGCTGCGCACCCCCATCGCCGGGCTGCGCGCGGTGCTGGAGAACATCGTCGACGGGGTCACCGAGGCCGACCCCGAGACCATGCGGACGGCCCTGAAGCAGACCGAGCGGCTCGGCCGGCTGGTGGAGACCCTGCTGGACCTGTCCCGGCTGGACAACGGCGTCGTACCGCTGAAGATGCGCCGTTTCGAGGTGTGGCCGTACCTCTCGGGCGTGCTGAAGGAGGCCAACATGGTGGCCTCGGCGCGCGCCGGCATCGCCTCCGGCTCCGGCAGCCACACACGCACCGACGTGCATCTGCACCTGGACGTCTCCCCGCCGGAGCTGACCGCCCACGCGGACCCCGAGCGCATCCACCAGGTGGTCGCCAACCTGATCGACAACGCGGTCAAGCACAGCCCGCCGCACGGCCGGGTGACGGTGAAGGCGCGGCGCGGGCCGCAGCCGGAGTCGCTGCAGCTGGAGGTCCTGGACGAGGGCCCCGGCATCCCGAGGTCGGAGTGGCACCGGGTGTTCGAGCGGTTCAACCGGGGCGCGGTGACCCGGCCGCACGGCCCGGGCAGCGACGGCGGTACGGGGCTGGGGCTGGCGATCGCCCGCTGGGCGGTGGATCTGCACGGTGGCCGGATCGGCGTGGCCGAATCCGAGCGCGGCTGTCGGATCATCGTCACTCTCCCGGGACTGACTTCCGCCCCAAGTTGA
- a CDS encoding response regulator transcription factor — MEQTHTSQSSAATTTPGAQRRVLVVEDDPTIVDAIAARLRAEGFLVQTATDGPAAVDTAEAWQPDLLILDIMLPGFDGLEVCRRVQAQRPVPVLMLTARDDETDMLVGLGVGADDYMTKPFSMRELAARVHVLLRRVERAALAAATPRSGILRLGELEIDHAQRRVRVKSEDVHLTPTEFDLLVCLANTPRAVLSREQLLAEVWDWADASGTRTVDSHIKALRRKIGAERIRTVHGVGYALETPTP; from the coding sequence ATGGAGCAGACACACACCTCCCAGAGCAGCGCGGCGACGACCACCCCGGGCGCACAGCGCCGGGTGCTGGTCGTCGAGGACGATCCCACGATCGTCGACGCGATCGCAGCCCGGCTGCGCGCCGAGGGATTTCTCGTACAGACCGCGACGGACGGCCCGGCCGCCGTCGACACGGCCGAGGCCTGGCAGCCCGACCTGCTGATCCTCGACATCATGCTGCCGGGCTTCGACGGCCTGGAAGTGTGCCGGCGGGTGCAGGCGCAGCGGCCGGTGCCGGTGCTGATGCTGACCGCCCGGGACGACGAGACGGACATGCTGGTCGGTCTCGGGGTCGGCGCGGACGACTACATGACCAAGCCGTTCTCCATGCGGGAGCTGGCCGCACGCGTGCATGTGCTGCTGCGCCGGGTGGAGCGGGCGGCGCTGGCCGCGGCCACGCCGCGCTCGGGCATCCTGCGCCTCGGCGAGCTGGAGATCGACCACGCGCAGCGCCGGGTCCGGGTGAAGTCCGAGGACGTCCACCTCACGCCCACCGAGTTCGACCTGCTGGTGTGCCTGGCGAACACCCCGCGCGCGGTGCTCTCCCGGGAGCAGCTGCTGGCCGAGGTGTGGGACTGGGCGGACGCCTCCGGCACCCGTACGGTCGACAGCCACATCAAGGCGCTGCGCCGGAAGATCGGCGCCGAGCGGATCCGTACCGTGCACGGCGTCGGGTACGCGCTGGAGACGCCGACTCCATGA